From the genome of Rhizobium sp. NXC24, one region includes:
- a CDS encoding mechanosensitive ion channel family protein — protein sequence MKPAYLAVATVFILGLLLLAPMAHAQQQTSDAKVDELVRLLQDPDVKAWLDSRKAGSAAGPAAEQDASALADWDKRARSRYGGIIAAIPTIPGEIAAAMRRGRADAIDHGYAPIVVLLGGLVLLGAAVEAVFRRQWSHRASSSPVAAEFLPIAVFTAAMAIVFFVVDWPPLVRIVLLTYLIAFVAYRCLSAAVALATPDIGLRRRIKAFAGLLFFAIATATLGPPLGVPPPVNQAISFCFSIFLFALALEAVWTRNSSSRSRKLALSLCLFAVWLLWLLNFKGLAWLGIFAMILPPLLRLVGRAVERAMGDNRKDLKAVIAARGSRAVVIAIAVAWLAMVWHLNPDSLAHQDPTLSAITYGLLKSAVVLLVADLVWHIAKAFIDSKLQTFSADPSAHGGEAASEHRIATLLPIFRNALAVFVLAATALTVLAELGVQIGPLIAGAGIFGVALGFGSQTLVKDVISGIFYMLDDAFRVGEYIQSGSYKGTVESFSLRSVRLRHHRGPIFTVPFGALGAVQNMSRDWVIDKFMLRVAFDTDIAMVKKLVKAIGAEMKEDPELAPFIIEPVKMKGVEQIGEFGIELSFAFSTVPGHQSAVRRRAYTMIRDAFRSNGIEFAQPTVQVGGEEKAEGSAAVAALRSVQLKQQATEAPK from the coding sequence ATGAAGCCTGCATATCTTGCCGTCGCCACGGTCTTCATTCTCGGCCTGCTTCTCCTCGCACCCATGGCGCATGCCCAGCAGCAAACCTCGGATGCCAAGGTCGATGAACTCGTCCGCTTGCTGCAAGATCCCGACGTCAAAGCCTGGCTTGACAGCCGCAAGGCCGGCTCCGCAGCCGGGCCGGCTGCGGAGCAGGATGCTTCTGCGCTTGCCGACTGGGACAAGCGAGCGCGCTCGCGGTACGGTGGCATTATCGCCGCCATACCGACGATTCCCGGTGAAATCGCCGCGGCCATGCGCCGAGGGCGGGCCGATGCAATCGACCACGGATATGCTCCGATCGTCGTGCTGCTGGGAGGGCTCGTACTGCTCGGCGCGGCGGTCGAAGCCGTATTCCGGCGACAATGGTCGCATCGCGCCTCGTCGTCTCCGGTCGCCGCGGAATTCCTGCCGATTGCCGTTTTTACCGCAGCCATGGCGATCGTTTTCTTCGTGGTCGACTGGCCGCCTCTCGTGCGCATCGTGCTGTTGACCTATCTCATCGCTTTCGTGGCCTATCGTTGCCTCTCGGCGGCAGTGGCGCTTGCAACCCCGGACATAGGCCTGCGTCGGCGAATCAAGGCGTTCGCAGGCCTGCTTTTCTTTGCAATAGCGACCGCAACCCTTGGGCCTCCACTCGGCGTCCCGCCACCTGTCAACCAGGCGATTTCCTTCTGCTTCTCGATCTTCCTGTTCGCGCTCGCCCTGGAAGCCGTCTGGACCCGCAATTCATCGTCGCGTTCGCGAAAACTTGCGCTATCGCTCTGCCTCTTTGCCGTCTGGCTGCTTTGGCTGCTGAACTTCAAGGGTCTTGCCTGGCTCGGGATCTTTGCCATGATCCTGCCGCCCCTGCTTCGCCTCGTCGGGCGCGCCGTCGAGCGTGCAATGGGAGACAACCGGAAAGATCTCAAGGCCGTTATCGCTGCCAGGGGTAGCCGGGCCGTCGTCATCGCGATCGCGGTCGCATGGCTTGCAATGGTGTGGCACCTCAATCCAGATTCGCTGGCGCATCAGGATCCCACCTTGAGCGCCATTACGTACGGCCTGCTGAAGAGCGCCGTCGTTCTTCTCGTTGCCGATCTCGTTTGGCATATCGCCAAAGCCTTCATCGACAGCAAGCTGCAGACTTTCTCCGCCGATCCTTCCGCGCATGGCGGCGAAGCCGCGAGCGAGCACCGCATCGCCACGCTGCTTCCGATCTTCCGCAATGCGCTGGCCGTCTTCGTGCTCGCCGCGACGGCACTGACCGTGCTCGCCGAACTGGGAGTTCAGATCGGCCCCCTCATTGCAGGCGCGGGTATCTTCGGCGTCGCCCTCGGCTTCGGCTCGCAGACGCTTGTGAAGGATGTCATCAGCGGCATCTTCTACATGCTCGACGACGCATTCCGCGTCGGCGAATACATCCAGAGCGGCAGTTACAAGGGCACTGTCGAATCCTTCAGCCTTCGTTCGGTACGCCTGCGCCATCACCGCGGGCCGATCTTTACCGTGCCCTTCGGGGCGCTAGGTGCGGTGCAGAACATGAGCCGGGACTGGGTGATCGACAAGTTCATGCTGCGTGTTGCATTCGACACCGACATCGCCATGGTGAAAAAGCTGGTAAAAGCCATTGGCGCAGAGATGAAAGAAGATCCTGAGCTTGCCCCATTCATCATAGAGCCGGTGAAGATGAAAGGCGTCGAGCAGATCGGCGAATTCGGGATCGAGCTCAGCTTCGCATTCAGTACCGTGCCCGGCCATCAGTCCGCCGTGCGCCGTCGGGCCTATACGATGATCCGCGATGCGTTCCGATCGAACGGGATCGAGTTCGCCCAGCCGACCGTGCAGGTCGGCGGCGAAGAAAAAGCCGAGGGCAGCGCAGCGGTGGCGGCGCTCCGGTCGGTCCAGCTCAAGCAGCAGGCCACCGAGGCCCCGAAGTAA
- a CDS encoding GntR family transcriptional regulator codes for MQHATKQNRSLKQVRRREIIRAGTTVEQMVRAIADMIVTGQMLPGEKLDEISLAARFEVSRTPVREALRELGAMGLVEREPNRSALVTNVTETYLHSMFEAMAELEAICARLAAERMTVEERRMLEIEHHASARLVHLGAEEDYAAHNTEFHTRLYRGAHNEHIYELVTQSRARLAPFRRAQFRLPGRLAKSYDEHDVIVTAIMRADGAGAAQAAYSHVEIVSDVSAVFAKASES; via the coding sequence ATGCAACACGCAACAAAACAGAATCGATCCTTGAAACAGGTCAGGCGCAGAGAGATCATCCGGGCAGGAACGACCGTCGAACAGATGGTGCGGGCAATAGCCGACATGATCGTGACCGGGCAGATGCTACCGGGCGAGAAGCTTGACGAAATTTCGCTGGCCGCCCGTTTCGAAGTATCGCGCACGCCGGTGCGCGAGGCGCTGCGCGAACTCGGGGCAATGGGGCTTGTCGAACGCGAGCCGAACCGCAGCGCCCTCGTTACCAATGTGACCGAGACCTATCTGCATTCTATGTTCGAGGCGATGGCGGAGCTTGAGGCAATCTGCGCGCGGCTTGCGGCCGAGCGAATGACAGTCGAAGAACGGCGCATGCTGGAAATCGAGCATCACGCTTCCGCACGCCTTGTGCATCTGGGTGCGGAGGAAGACTATGCCGCCCATAATACCGAGTTTCATACTCGGCTTTATCGCGGCGCGCACAACGAACACATCTACGAACTGGTCACGCAAAGCCGAGCGCGGCTTGCGCCGTTCCGTCGCGCGCAGTTTCGGTTACCCGGCCGGTTGGCGAAATCCTATGACGAGCACGACGTAATCGTAACGGCGATCATGCGAGCGGATGGCGCCGGCGCTGCGCAGGCCGCATATTCCCATGTGGAAATTGTCAGCGACGTTAGCGCGGTCTTTGCCAAAGCAAGTGAAAGCTAG